The sequence TCGGTTTTTACCTTAATTTCTGACCATTCGTGTTCTTTTGTTGTCAAGTAATTTTTCAGAGCAGAGACCTCTTGTTCTAATGATTCTTTCTCATGAACTAAATGGGCATATTCATCATTATGTTTCGTGGTATTCTCTGAggtttttattttgtcatttagttccacaATTGATTGGTTCAGTTCTTTTATCTGTTTGTCTTTAGTGTCTATTGTTACTTTATATTCTTGACAAGTTTTTTCCAATTCTTGGGACAGTTTTGTGAGAACAGATAGTTGAGTGTTCTTTGAAATCATTTCTTCATTAAGATCCAGTACCTGTTTGCTCAGATCTTCCTTTTCACTGTGTAGCTGTTCTAACTCTTCGAAGCCTCTGTCCGATTTAACAGACGTATAACTCAACTTTTCATTGGTTTCATGAAGTGATTTAGTAAGTCTTTTTATTTCTTCGTTTTTAATTTCCAATGTTTTGTTCAGATCACCCACAGTGTGATTCAAATGACCGATtgattcattattttcagtgaTTGTTGTATTAAGTTTATCTATTAATGTGTCTTTTTCATTCAGATCAGATATTAGTTTTTCAACGTCCTGTTCCATCTGAACAAGTTTGGTGTCTGTGGCAATCAATTCTGTTTCTAACAACATTTTCTTTTCGACGAGTTTTTCATTTACATCCTTCAATGTTGTAATTTCGTTGGTAAGTAGTTCTTGGTGTATTATTTTAGCTTTTAACTCATTAATTGTTTCATTTAATGTTGCAGTGTTCGCGCATTCagattttgtatttgttttcaaAGTTTCGTTTTCATTTTTAAGTTCATCTACAATCTTCCTTAGGTTAGTCAGTTCGTTTTTAAGTTTGTCTACTGTTTCTGCTAGAGTGGAATTCTCTTTAAGTATATAATGTAGTTTTTCTGCTAGTTCATTTTTTTCAGTTGTGACCTTTTCTAATTCAGTATGAACAGAATCGTTTGTTTTGCtttcattttcaaatatttttaaccttttttctAATTTCATCTTTTCATGTTCTATATCATGTTTATGTTTGAGGACTTCATCCAATTTCACTTCTACATCTTCTAATTTATTATCAAGAGATGTTTTCAATGTTTCTAGCTCTTTGTGTGCAGACACAGTTTCTGATAGCGCATGTTTCAGATCATCTACTTCTTTTGTCAATAAAACTTTATCATTTTCTATAATATGTATGTCAATGGAGAGCTGTTCGTTTTTAGCGTTAGATGCGTTGAGCTTTTTCTTCAGATCATCAATATCATCTATTGCTTTCTTTAATTTGTCGTTTTGACCAGATTGGCTGCCTTTCTCCAATTCTTCAAAATCGTGTGTTTTAGTTTTAACCGTTTCTAATTCTTTCAACATAGTTATGTATTTATGTCGCATATCAGATAAGCTTTCTTGTAAAACTAGTTTCTCAACTCTGACTTCATTCAATTCTTTCTCTATCCTTTTAATTTCACTTTCGAAATTCTTATTCATTTTGTTGCAGTTGTCCAATTCAGTTTCTAGTTTCGCCAAATTATCCTCATGTGTTTCTATGATTGGTTCTAGTTTGGACGAATTTTTCAAAGTTGCGATTTCCGAAATTAGGAAGTCATTGTTCTTCTTCATTTCGTTTAGTTCAGATTCAAAATGTTGGAGATCCGTTGTGAGGAAATCGTTTTCACCAGCCAAATCATCTATTTGAGTCTGTAAGTGATTGATATTGTGATTTTTTTCTGAAAGTTTGTGTTCTAACACATCGATATCTTTCTTGAATGAGTTGAGGGTTTTGAAAGCGCTTTCCAATTTGAATATGACAATATTATCTTCTGTAGATGGCATCTCTCCTATATAATCAATTGGTAATTCAAAGTTGACGTATTTATTATATAGTTGCATTATTATCTCCGATTTTACAAATCTGTGGTCATTATCATTATGACTTTTCTCTGCATTATCTTTCTGGACTAATTCAAGTTTTAACTCACGTATCTCACGTTTGAGACTCTCAATAACGCTTTTAGCGTTATCATCGATATTGACTTCATCCATATGAACCCTATTAGCGTTCCTACTATCTTTTAACTCATTCAGTTCTTTAATAAGTTCATCGTACGTCTCTCTAGGCACCGTGTTAGACATTTCACAATGTTTAGTAGCAACTTCCAGTTCATGTTCATATTTAGTTACTTGCTCTTGTAGTTTGAAAATTTCTTCATGTAATTCTTGATTTTCTTCTTGGAATTTCTCAGCATTTTCCCTTAAAATAGAATGTACTTTTTCAAGATTCAAGTACTTATGATGTAGGGTTTCAATATCTGATCTTTCAGCATTCACTTTATGTAACTCTTTGTCTTTTTCATTGATTTTGTTTTGCAATAACTCCCTTTCCATAGCAAATTCATCATTCCTGTTTTTTAAATCCTCGTGCTCTTGTTTGAGGACTTCGAAATTCTTTTGCAATTCCTTTTTTAGCGTCAGTAGCCGTTCCATAGCCATTTGGTGTTGATTGTCTAGATCTTCTAGGTTGGTTGTTAGATTTCTGTTTTCTTCACGAAGCCTATCTAATTCTTCATGACTTTCAGATCGGATATCATGGCTTTGTCGTTGTTTTAAGGAGGATATTTCGTTCTGAAGAGCTGCAATTTGGTGTTCGTAATGGTTGGCGTCTTTCGCAGGTTGAGTTGGTGGATCCCAGTACCAGctcgcttcttcttctttgacGCCATTTTTTCTGGAGAGCCTCTGAAATGAACAGAAAAATAACAGTTAACAATTATTCCTCAAGAATAATGCTCTATTAGAACTTCTAGTATAGGAGAATAGAGCATTAAGTTTTTGTAAGGGTATAGTTAAATTGCGAAGTATTCCTAATAAACAaactcttacatacatacataaaatcacgcccgtaattcctaattgggtgggcagagcaatccaagacaacttgcagccactgttgttacAAACTCACTTCCgtattaattatattgttaGTATTCGAAGTAAACTAGCTAAATATTGTATCTTATCATTCTTAATACGAAAAGAAAGAACATTAATGACCATTTTTGGAAGTAAAAGGGAATTCGTATAAGGAACTCTCAACCTATTGACCTGGTTGCTAAAGTACAAAATTCGTCATCGTTACTCACACCTTGCAAGAGTAAATAACTTGTAttgagttataaaaatattgttacatgATGGTGATACATGAACTGTACAATCTTCCACGAAAGTCTTCCCTTCAAATTAATGTATTTAGGCTTGTATTAATACAAAACTGTGGTGATTATTATACTaaagtttacaataaaaaaaaaacactatgtGGTTGGGACTACCTTTATAAAGGGTACAAAGTGCTACACAAGTTTACCATAATATTACTATCCCTTAACATAATAAACGCAACAGTACACCACACaagtttacaaataaaatataagaatTTGAGTATGTAAATGAAGTATTGACGTAGTGGACGGGTATACTTTTTGCAGTCCTTTAGCACATAAACTCTACATCACTCAACACAAGTTTACAAGAAAAACATAAGAATGTTGGTACAAATGAAGTGCATACTTCGTGGTAGGTACTTCGCCAATCTTTAGACCAGTCCACGCAAGTTTACAGGTAAAAGAAGTTCTAACAAATGAAGAACAAACTTCGTAGTATTTTGTTCAGCCTTTTACACTCTCCCACATATGTCAGGAAGTAGTATATACTAAAGTTGGTATAAATGAGGTGTAGAATATGTGGTTTGTTGTTCAGCCTGTATACCACCTCACGCAAGTATAGAAGTAAAATTTAAGAAAGTTGGTGTAAATGAGGTTTATACTTGGTAGTGGGTTATTCAGCCGTCTGTACAAACATACGATACGTTATCTGCCTCGTTTTTATGGTTCACCACTGACTCACTGTGACCTGTATTGTATGGTAGGTACAGTTGGAATTAacatttgtgaaaaaaaaaaaacattttcagtttaaaaataaattatgacttGAAATGACTTGTGTAAGCGGCTAAAACGCTAATTACACTTGCCAACCCATTCTGCGCGTTGCGTCTATGTCAAGGACTTGCCGATCAAGATCGTgaagtctaatagcaaattggtgGCGCGTAACCAtagtaaccacgatctcgagcgagttggtggggagtaaccatggtaaccacgatctcgagttGGTGTAATAGCGTCTATGTCCCGATCTCGATGTGCCTTGACGCATCCGTCTGGGTGGATTGGGTACTGTAATTAGCGCTTAAGAGAGTCCTTTACGGTATCAGGGATATGGGGAGTTTAAGAAGCCACATCGCAGccattcacctaaaaaagcaatattgctatttgacatttgtttgcattgcgctcttTTCAAtcgatcaatcaataatactttattacacaacgacatataagtacaaaggacataaacatacgaataaaaataagcccaaaaggcggccttattgcactTTTAAattcgcaaatgtcaaattgcaatgttgcttttttagatgaatcgcttcgatgtagcctttttaacccaacTGGTAACTTGTTACGATAttgatcataataattatctatctTAAAATCTTTTTTAGGTTCTGTGCGCACGCGCCTATTTTCTACATTCGTTAACTTTTCACACATTTATCTTGTGTCTTGTTATTTGTATCTTTACGGCCTACCTGGCTgcgcttttaaattaatgatgagggtgaatatcaaaatttcaagtttggtgtcGAAATTTCATATaactttttcgtgaaaaattgggttccgacatgaaaaaggatccttttggatacaaaaggatccttttttcacgaaaaaattatatgacagttcgccaccaaacttggcacattttgatattcacccatgaTTACgtaagattatattatttattgcaataGTTATCCATGTTTGTGATTTGTTACTTTAAGTTTACTCGCATGGAATTGTGCCGCTTGTGCACTGGCAAAAtagtttttgtaaataaataatatatattataacattgcACAGAATACGCGCCCAAGTGTACACACAGGTAATAGGCGCGCAACGCGGCGCTCCGAACACTTCCCATTTAGTAAGTGGTGCATGGAATTGATAAGAACGCGGTAACTTCTGTCACTATGGTGTGCGTACATACCATTTAAGTACTTCTATGTGTTGACGTCGGAGTATTCAAATTCTTATACTCCTTGCAACTGCCTCCTTGGTCgtcttaagtttttttaaaattatatacaggatgttagcgacgtcgtaacaaatactgagggggatgattcagctcatgatgagttgatatcaagtggaattttccgtcgcaaaattttcatttttttgtgttttttaaattattttcaattgtatactttagtgacggaaaattctacttaatattaactcagaattgtgAGCTGAATcgtccacctcagtattcgttacgatgtcacttacaccagttTCATTTCcgtcgcattttttttttgtattttttttaaattattttcaattctatacttttgcgatggaaaattctacttaatattaactcagaattgtgAAGCGCGATtcaaatgtggaggaagcaaaagaagtgtgttaggaATGTTAGTGAAGCAAATAACGGTCGCTTTGGTCCAGTgtttgggctcatgatccgaagatcccgggttcgaatcccggtagggacataacaaaaatcactttgtgatctctagattgcttaggacattacaggctgatcacctaattgttcttcggaaggcacgttaagccgttggtcccggttactacttaccgatgtaagtagtagttacatgagccatgtcaggagcctttcgcggctcaatagtaaccctgacaccaagattgatgacgttggtactccacctcacaacccacacgacagaagaagaagctcacgactatattcccaattgggctagaatgagttacatctatcgcaagttttgatgagcttggtaaatcacttcacaacccacaggatagaaaaagtgaagcaaatgaaataggtgtgagtttgaCATTAATAATGTACAAAGACACGCCTCAGGATTTACCTCGAGATAAGCTTATCATTCAAGGCGCGTTATCGTCATAGTCGTCTGATActgattatatttataattgcaTTATTCCTATGATAACTATACTGGGccggaagcacggaatcatcttacttttccggacaatcaggtgattcaagcctgaaaagtccttaccaaacaaaggacagtctcacaaagtgatttcgacaatgtccccatcgggcacgttaagccgttggtcccggctattagccgtaaaagcacctccaccaacccgcagtggagcagtgttgtggagtatgctccataccccctacggctgattgagaggaggcctgtgcccagcagtgggacgtatataggctgtttatgttatgtatgtaaataaataaaataaataaattataatcctAGGGAATATACTCTGCTGTGTTGGAATGCCGGCGGGCTTAGTACTCAACTATACGCCTAAGGCCGAGCTCAGTTTACGAACCATTGTCGACCCACGTTTTACAGTTTTGCGTTTTAGTATTTCCCATACGGCGTAATGTTTCATTTACGCTGAATCATACGCCGCTGTTCGTAATAAAAGGGATTCCTAGTACTAAAGTTACTCGCTAGATGGCGgggtttttgtttaaaattgttttacgTTTATACgcttcaacagcctccgtggtctagtggttagagcgttagcctcacgatctggaggtccgggttcgattcccgatggggacattgtcgaaatcactgtgtgaggccgtcctttgtttggtaaggacttttatggcttgaatcacctgatagtccgaaaagatgattccgtgcttcggagggcacgttaagccgttggtcccggctattagccgtaaaaacacctccaccaatccgcattggagcagcgtggtggagtatgctccataccccctccggttgattaaggggatgcctgtgcccagcagtgggacgtatataggctgtttatgtataaaaagaacatcatctgattattctgagttaatatcaagtggaattttccatcgcaaaagaatagaattgaaaataatttaaaaaaactaaaaaaaatcatgaattttgcgacggaaaattccacttgattttaactcagagtcatggtctgaatcaaccccctcagtattcgttacgatgtcactaacacccagtatatctctatttatatatttgtatgtatgttatatatttatttgcatgtatttattggtaagttgtacttatagtttgtacccgcaatctgtcaatttttacatttttcctcaccttatggttctctggaagaaatcgctttaagcgataaggccgccatttgccatgtacttagttgagagtctttttgtaattatttatttttattttggtgcagtaaagtgtatttgtattgtaactctgtctgacgcgagtgggatggcgcccagagtagtctaatgccgttctatgcgtagtattattccttactctatgcttAAGTCACAAACAGTGGCTTAAGCCGTCGCCTTCAATAACTCGGTGAAGCAATCAAGTACAATCAACCGTAGATGTGTGATATTACAATTTTATGCGCCATTGTATCcaagaaattacaaaaatactagaAATTGCCTTTTTTAAAGAGTTCGTTAACTTTGTAAGAAAAGAAAGGTAATTTTATAAGAATTTACTTATATAcctctatatttttttgctttaaCTTCGGATCGTTGATCAATATTCTcatgttctctctctctctctctctatttaagagctgcgctcttgtcggtggagtaatcgccattcctctcttcttcccgccaaaacctttacctcccgatacgacacgacctgcaccttcccttttatttgtttcatcaatgttctcctaggtctaccccttcctctcttcccttcaatttttccttctataatgtttgttataaatgaatcgtgtcgtatcaggtggccaatcatattttcaCGTTGATATGGCTATAATCTTCTTGTATAttatgggtt is a genomic window of Pectinophora gossypiella chromosome 25, ilPecGoss1.1, whole genome shotgun sequence containing:
- the LOC126378025 gene encoding thyroid receptor-interacting protein 11-like isoform X1, whose product is MSWLNLNQSLNSLKGQITNFASEVLSEGVAQDFGDSSSRTDLSAKELEEKCHNQELEIAALKKLNDELQASLQSERLSRKNGVKEEEASWYWDPPTQPAKDANHYEHQIAALQNEISSLKQRQSHDIRSESHEELDRLREENRNLTTNLEDLDNQHQMAMERLLTLKKELQKNFEVLKQEHEDLKNRNDEFAMERELLQNKINEKDKELHKVNAERSDIETLHHKYLNLEKVHSILRENAEKFQEENQELHEEIFKLQEQVTKYEHELEVATKHCEMSNTVPRETYDELIKELNELKDSRNANRVHMDEVNIDDNAKSVIESLKREIRELKLELVQKDNAEKSHNDNDHRFVKSEIIMQLYNKYVNFELPIDYIGEMPSTEDNIVIFKLESAFKTLNSFKKDIDVLEHKLSEKNHNINHLQTQIDDLAGENDFLTTDLQHFESELNEMKKNNDFLISEIATLKNSSKLEPIIETHEDNLAKLETELDNCNKMNKNFESEIKRIEKELNEVRVEKLVLQESLSDMRHKYITMLKELETVKTKTHDFEELEKGSQSGQNDKLKKAIDDIDDLKKKLNASNAKNEQLSIDIHIIENDKVLLTKEVDDLKHALSETVSAHKELETLKTSLDNKLEDVEVKLDEVLKHKHDIEHEKMKLEKRLKIFENESKTNDSVHTELEKVTTEKNELAEKLHYILKENSTLAETVDKLKNELTNLRKIVDELKNENETLKTNTKSECANTATLNETINELKAKIIHQELLTNEITTLKDVNEKLVEKKMLLETELIATDTKLVQMEQDVEKLISDLNEKDTLIDKLNTTITENNESIGHLNHTVGDLNKTLEIKNEEIKRLTKSLHETNEKLSYTSVKSDRGFEELEQLHSEKEDLSKQVLDLNEEMISKNTQLSVLTKLSQELEKTCQEYKVTIDTKDKQIKELNQSIVELNDKIKTSENTTKHNDEYAHLVHEKESLEQEVSALKNYLTTKEHEWSEIKVKTEHWEKACDEYKATLEIAANEKSELINLINLKHNESIQYHNEIQRLNHAILEQTNEFKRVIEEKDLLIRNKSSSCSNCENLKITLREKDDIIITLNQNIADYEMLKSELARANDTIKSLTERCENLDKSMAIQLETVRKLTAENVQLSELEQNSTKELERLRHHLVEMEENYTQELMTSEQKLTECQTRLHQVEERAKQNSTVYTSNSIRANQEVETLRNQLKLLEKQRDEVQGRLSEAEDARSRSEAALTNLQVVLEQFTLDKEREIHAATEKIRNKLDDVKKHNLTLQDEVTRLNAKLEEAMNGLQAASRLGDQVETKTAQINDLKEQVRTLQVSVAAAEERYYNATSNQQDKVDKNLVKNLVINYVMTAAQNSSNKLQVLRILSTVLDFNQQECERLGLSRSATTPDSLAAEFVKFLQNESKPRAPLPNMMGLAQGASRSTTPVSRKSSTIGPQPTPEPGHTRNPSTGSNNLLFQNIDALETSSQISIESDSTRRGALDTGVTQPRDTEGAILKHVLRDM
- the LOC126378025 gene encoding thyroid receptor-interacting protein 11-like isoform X2, which produces MAMERLLTLKKELQKNFEVLKQEHEDLKNRNDEFAMERELLQNKINEKDKELHKVNAERSDIETLHHKYLNLEKVHSILRENAEKFQEENQELHEEIFKLQEQVTKYEHELEVATKHCEMSNTVPRETYDELIKELNELKDSRNANRVHMDEVNIDDNAKSVIESLKREIRELKLELVQKDNAEKSHNDNDHRFVKSEIIMQLYNKYVNFELPIDYIGEMPSTEDNIVIFKLESAFKTLNSFKKDIDVLEHKLSEKNHNINHLQTQIDDLAGENDFLTTDLQHFESELNEMKKNNDFLISEIATLKNSSKLEPIIETHEDNLAKLETELDNCNKMNKNFESEIKRIEKELNEVRVEKLVLQESLSDMRHKYITMLKELETVKTKTHDFEELEKGSQSGQNDKLKKAIDDIDDLKKKLNASNAKNEQLSIDIHIIENDKVLLTKEVDDLKHALSETVSAHKELETLKTSLDNKLEDVEVKLDEVLKHKHDIEHEKMKLEKRLKIFENESKTNDSVHTELEKVTTEKNELAEKLHYILKENSTLAETVDKLKNELTNLRKIVDELKNENETLKTNTKSECANTATLNETINELKAKIIHQELLTNEITTLKDVNEKLVEKKMLLETELIATDTKLVQMEQDVEKLISDLNEKDTLIDKLNTTITENNESIGHLNHTVGDLNKTLEIKNEEIKRLTKSLHETNEKLSYTSVKSDRGFEELEQLHSEKEDLSKQVLDLNEEMISKNTQLSVLTKLSQELEKTCQEYKVTIDTKDKQIKELNQSIVELNDKIKTSENTTKHNDEYAHLVHEKESLEQEVSALKNYLTTKEHEWSEIKVKTEHWEKACDEYKATLEIAANEKSELINLINLKHNESIQYHNEIQRLNHAILEQTNEFKRVIEEKDLLIRNKSSSCSNCENLKITLREKDDIIITLNQNIADYEMLKSELARANDTIKSLTERCENLDKSMAIQLETVRKLTAENVQLSELEQNSTKELERLRHHLVEMEENYTQELMTSEQKLTECQTRLHQVEERAKQNSTVYTSNSIRANQEVETLRNQLKLLEKQRDEVQGRLSEAEDARSRSEAALTNLQVVLEQFTLDKEREIHAATEKIRNKLDDVKKHNLTLQDEVTRLNAKLEEAMNGLQAASRLGDQVETKTAQINDLKEQVRTLQVSVAAAEERYYNATSNQQDKVDKNLVKNLVINYVMTAAQNSSNKLQVLRILSTVLDFNQQECERLGLSRSATTPDSLAAEFVKFLQNESKPRAPLPNMMGLAQGASRSTTPVSRKSSTIGPQPTPEPGHTRNPSTGSNNLLFQNIDALETSSQISIESDSTRRGALDTGVTQPRDTEGAILKHVLRDM